One Bubalus bubalis isolate 160015118507 breed Murrah chromosome 10, NDDB_SH_1, whole genome shotgun sequence genomic window carries:
- the LOC102415022 gene encoding LOW QUALITY PROTEIN: trace amine-associated receptor 6 (The sequence of the model RefSeq protein was modified relative to this genomic sequence to represent the inferred CDS: substituted 1 base at 1 genomic stop codon), giving the protein MSNSSPTAAVQLCYEHLNGSCVKTPYSPASRVILYTAYGFGAVLAVFGNLLVMTAILHFKQLHSPTNFLIASLACADFLVGVTVMPFSMVRSVESCWYFGXTFCTFHTCFDTAFCYSSLFHLSFISIDRYIAVTDPLVYPTKFTVSVSCICISISWILPITYSGAVFYTGANENGLEELSSALNCVGGCQTVVNQNWVLIDFLSFFIPTLVMIILYSNIFLVARQQAKKIENTGSKTESSSDSYRSRVAKRERKAAKTLGITVIAFMTSWLPYSIDSLIDAFMGFITPAYIYEICCWCAYYNSAMNPLIYALFYPWFRKAIKVIVSGRVFKNSSASMNLSSE; this is encoded by the coding sequence ATGAGCAACTCGTCCCCCACTGCAGCTGTGCAGCTCTGCTACGAGCACCTGAACGGATCCTGTGTGAAGACCCCCTACTCACCCGCATCCCGCGTGATTCTGTACACGGCGTATGGCTTTGGGGCTGTCCTGGCTGTGTTTGGAAACCTCCTGGTGATGACTGCCATCCTTCATTTCAAGCAGCTGCACTCACCAACCAATTTTCTCATCGCCTCTCTGGCCTGTGCAGACTTTCTAGTGGGAGTGACTGTGATGCCCTTCAGCATGGTCAGGTCTGTGGAGAGCTGCTGGTACTTTGGGTGAACTTTCTGCACTTTTCACACATGCTTTGACACAGCATTTTGTTACTCTTCTCTCTTCCACCTGTCCTTCATCTCCATCGACAGGTACATTGCTGTTACTGACCCCCTGGTCTATCCCACCAAGTTCACGGTGTCTGTATCATGCATAtgcatcagcatctcctggatCCTACCCATTACTTACAGTGGCGCCGTGTTCTACACGGGTGCCAATGAGAATGGGCTAGAGGAATTGTCTAGTGCCCTCAACTGTGTAGGAGGTTGCCAGACAGTTGTAAATCAAAACTGGGTATTGATAGATTTTCTGTCCTTCTTTATACCTACCCTTGTCATGATCATTCTCTACAGTAATATTTTTCTTGTGGCCAGACAACAGGCTAAAAAGATTGAAAATACTGGTAGCAAAACAGAGTCCTCATCAGACAGTTACAGATCCAGAGTagccaagagagagagaaaagcagctAAAACCCTGGGTATCACGGTCATAGCATTCATGACTTCATGGTTACCGTACAGTATTGACTCATTAATTGATGCCTTTATGGGCTTCATAACCCCAGCCTATATTTATGAGATTTGCTGTTGGTGTGCTTATTACAACTCAGCCATGAACCCCTTGATCTATGCTTTATTTTACCCGTGGTTTAGGAAAGCCATCAAAGTCATTGTGAGTGGTCGGGTTTTCAAGAATAGTTCAGCAAGCATGAATTTGTCCTCTGAATAA